Below is a genomic region from Polluticoccus soli.
GCAGGTCGAAAGGACCTTCAAACTGGGGCAATTTTATCTGGTAAGTAGCTGACATTATTATTTCAGAGATGTATCACAATTCCAAACGCATTCAAATATAAACCTTTAGCCGAAATGGCAGACCGATTATTTCGGTTTGTACCTTGATTCCTGCAAAAAGCGCTGCGCATCCTTCCGCTCTTTCATCAGTTGCTCCAAGGTCATATCACTATGTTGCGCCATATATGCTTTTACTATCTGCAGCCCTATCCAGGAACCTGTATTGCCGGGACTTTCAGGCGCCATACCAGCCGACGACGGACCATCGTTCACATAGCGCAGTATCTTTTGCCAGTTGTTATCGTATAACAGGTTTTCCTGCACGAAGAAGTTGTAGACCTGTCCTTCATTTTGCTTGCACCATTCGAGCTGCTCAGAAGTATATGCCAGGCGCAGATGCTCCGGCAGAAACGGCAACACTTTACCGAGGAAATACAACTCTTTACCCCGTTGTATCATCATATCCAGCATATTCGCACCTTCCATTTTAAAAGGTGCTTTGTCCTGGTATATGGCCCTGAATACAGCCACAGGGATGTACTCCTTCGTCATCTTTGCGGTCATGTAATCGGGTATGTTGCGCGATTTGTAGTAGGGATACTGCGGACCAAGGAACATATCCAGACCGATACCGAGCATATCCTCGTAGGTAATAGCAGCCCAGTTACCCAGCCAGGTGATCATGTACATCACCTTAGGCTCTTTGGTAGAGGGCAAATAATGTTTCAAGTATTTAAACCCTTTGGTGAGTTGTTCGTCTATCTCTTTTGTATCAGGATAATGTTTGGCTACAGTATCAAACAGTCCTCTATAGTCTTTATGCAGCAGGTAAGGGCGGAACACTGTACTTACGGCCGGATTATCGTTAGAATAGTTGCCCAGGATGCCAAAGCCCATAAGTGTATCCAGGTAAAAATTCAGGAATTGAGGATACTTCTGCTGGAGTTGCGCCAATGAGCCGCCAACATTATTGGTATCAATAGCAGCCAGGTCTTTATCAAACCTGTAGGTTTTCAGATCCACCTTCACGTCCGAAACATCCGGAGCCTTTTCTTCATCGCCTCCGCAACCTGTCAACCCAACCAACGACAATAACAGTGCTGTGGATAATAGTTGAATTATTTTGGTACGTACTCCAAACTTTCTTTGCGGTGAGGTCTTAAACATTGGAAATGCCTTTTATTTTTACAGCAGCAAAAATAACGTTTGGCGTAATAATTGCTCCATAAGGTTATTCAAATAAAGGCTCAGACATGAAGAGATTTTTTTTATTGACGGTATTGGCTGGCAGTATGGCTACAGTTGCAAAAAGCCAGCAATATGAATATGCAGAACCTACACGTGGCGGTTCCAACTACAATAACTGGAGGATAGGCGTTTTCTTCGCACCCAATGTATCGTGGATGAAACCGACCTCTAATAAAAGCAACGATAAGTTGTTCCGCGTAAGCAGCGAGGGTAATAGAGTAGGTTATTCATGGGGATTGATGGTTGACCGTCCGTTTGCTGAGAATTATGGTGTTGCCACAGGTATCCAGCTCACCACTACCGGCGGTAAAATACTTTCTCGCGAAAACACAGACGCTACGCCACCAACCGTAGCCAACCGTGTTACCAGCGCTTACTTCGATTACAAGTTGCAATTCGTCGAGGTGCCTCTGGCACTCAAACTCCGCAGCGACGAAGTTTCCAATGGCGTACATGTGTTCGGTCAGTTGGGACTTTCACTCGGTTTGAACATCAGCAAAAAAGCAAGCTTTGAAGTAACCTATACGGACGCTTCAGATCCAAGCGGGCTAAAAACAGTAAGCGGCGATAACGAAAAGATATTTGACGGCCTTGCGATTGCACCCGCTATGCTTTCATTGAACCTGGGCGGTGGTATTGAATACGATATATCTGATAAAATGGCTTTGACTGTAGGCTTGTTCTTCAACAACGGCTTTGCGCCAGATATCACTAATCCTGCTCAGCTCGATATGGGTTATAAAGGCAAATTTGCAGATGGTAACGTACGCCTGAATAATTTGGCTTTGCGTGTCGGTATATTCTTTTAAATTAGCAGCGTCATTTAACCAAGACAACTTTCGGCCCATGCTTATGCATGGGCTGATTTTTTATAGCTCTATTAGTTCTTACTTTTGATGTCATGAAGATATTTCTTGCCCAACAGAACTATCATATAGGCAATTTCGAATCGAACACTGAAAAGATCATTGCAGCTATACGCGAAGCAAAAGCCCAAGGCGGTGAGCTGATCGTATTCTCAGAGCTGGCAGTGTGCGGTTATCCACCAAGAGATTTTCTGGAATTCAACGATTTTATTGAACAAGGCCTTGCGTCTATAGAACGGATAAAACAGGAAGCAGACACTATTGCGGTGTTGGTTGGCGCTCCTGCACGCAACCCCAAGGTAGAAGGCAAAGACTTGTTCAACAGTGCCTACTTCCTTTACGAGAAAGAAGTAAAAGCTATAGTTCACAAAACACTATTGCCAACATACGACATCTTTGACGAGTACAGGTATTTCGAACCTGCTTATGAGTGGAATATCGTTTCCTTCAAAGGAAAGAAACTCGCAGTAACGATATGCGAAGACATCTGGAACATGGGTGACAATCCACTGTACCGTATCTGCCCTATGGACCAGCTGATGCAGCACCAGCCAGATCTCATGGTCAATCTGAGCGCATCGCCGTTCGACTATATGCATGCCGATGGCCGGTTGAGCATAGTAAAACAGAACGTTGCAAAATACAAGCTGCCTATGGTTTACTGCAATGCAGTAGGCTCGCAGACAGAGATCGTATTTGACGGCGGTTCAGTAGTAATGGACGTTGATCAGAATATAGTAGCTGAACTCCCCTACTTCAGCGAAGCAATTGCCAGCGTTACTTTCAACGATAGTCACCGCTTTGAAGAACCTGTTCTTCGCAAGGCAGATAATATTCCATCGGCCGATCTGCTTCCGCACGATCTTCAACCTTCTTTGGGAATCGATAGGATACACCAGGCACTGGTAGAGGGTATCAGGGATTACTTTGGTAAAATGGGCTTCAAAAAAGCCATTGTTGCTTCGTCGGGCGGTATAGATAGCGCTGTGGTATTGGCGCTGGCGTGTGAGGCTTTGGGATCTGGAAATGTACATGCACTATTAATGCCTTCGCAGTTCTCTACCGGCCACTCTGTAAGCGACGCTGAACAACTTTCAAAGAACCTAGACAACTCTTACGATATACTGCCTATTAAGGACATCTTTGAAGCGTACGAGAAAACGCTGCATCCTGTATTCAAAGATCTGCCTTTTAGCGTTGCTGAAGAAAATCTGCAATCGCGCATACGCGGCGCTTTGGTAATGGCAATGTCGAATAAATTTGGTTCTATTCTTCTGAATACATCAAACAAAAGCGAACTGGCTACTGGTTATGGTACTCTGTATGGCGATATGGCGGGGGGCCTCGGCGTGCTCGGCGATCTCTATAAGTTGCAAGTATATGAGCTGGCCAGATTCATAAACAAGGACAAAGAGATCATTCCTGTCAATATCATACAGAAAGCACCTTCAGCAGAATTACGCCCCGGTCAAAAAGATAGTGACAGCTTACCCGAATACACCGTACTCGATCCGATCTTGTTTCAGTACATAGAAGGCAGGCAAGGGCCTAAAGAGATCATTGCTATGGGTAATGATGTAGCCCTTGTGACACGCATCCTGAAGCTGGTGAATACAAACGAGTATAAACGCAACCAGTTTTGTCCCATCATCCGCGTTTCGCCAAAAGCGTTCGGTGTTGGGCGACGGGTACCCATCGTTGCAAAATACCTTGCATAAAAAAAGAGCCCTTATGGGGGCTCTTTTTGTAAACTGGTCAATCTTGATTCGTCTTAAATTCTTAAAGCTGTGTTGCTGTGTAAACTACATCTACTGCATAGTTACCGGCAGGGAAGTTGAAACCAGGCTCGGCTTTGTACTTTACTGAGAAATTCTGGTTGCCACCTTTGCTGCAGTTACTCAGCATGTCGATGTTTGCGGTAGGCACATCCTGGTAGCTAGAGAAACTGTTTGCGATAGTACCGCCGGTGTTATTACCAGATACCATTACATTCAGCACGTCTGCTACTACCATGGTAGGTGCGGGCGTAGTGCTACCTGTGTACGTAAAGTTGGTAGCGTTCGATTTCACAGCAACTTTAAAGTTCTTGTTAGAGCGAACTTTAAGTTGTTGTTCTGAAGACTCAACGCCATCAGCGTAGTGAGCTACAGTTGTAAATGCCATGGTGGTAGGATCCCCGGTTGCAGTACCAGAACCAGTGAAGGTGATCTCGATAGCGTTAGACAAGTTAAGATTAACTGTCTGGCTAGCCGAGCTGTTAACTTGAGCTTTTGCGGCAACAAAAGCGAAAAGGCTGGCGGCGATGAGAAAGATCTTTTTCATGACTATTGTTTTGTTTTGTTGTTAGTTGTTTTGTTGTTGTTTGATGATGCAAAGATTAGACGCAGATCAAACTCATCAAAACTTTTTGATGTGTTTAACCTGAGCTTTGCATCTGGTTAACCCGTGATTTACAGGCGCT
It encodes:
- a CDS encoding porin family protein — its product is MKRFFLLTVLAGSMATVAKSQQYEYAEPTRGGSNYNNWRIGVFFAPNVSWMKPTSNKSNDKLFRVSSEGNRVGYSWGLMVDRPFAENYGVATGIQLTTTGGKILSRENTDATPPTVANRVTSAYFDYKLQFVEVPLALKLRSDEVSNGVHVFGQLGLSLGLNISKKASFEVTYTDASDPSGLKTVSGDNEKIFDGLAIAPAMLSLNLGGGIEYDISDKMALTVGLFFNNGFAPDITNPAQLDMGYKGKFADGNVRLNNLALRVGIFF
- a CDS encoding NAD+ synthase, with protein sequence MKIFLAQQNYHIGNFESNTEKIIAAIREAKAQGGELIVFSELAVCGYPPRDFLEFNDFIEQGLASIERIKQEADTIAVLVGAPARNPKVEGKDLFNSAYFLYEKEVKAIVHKTLLPTYDIFDEYRYFEPAYEWNIVSFKGKKLAVTICEDIWNMGDNPLYRICPMDQLMQHQPDLMVNLSASPFDYMHADGRLSIVKQNVAKYKLPMVYCNAVGSQTEIVFDGGSVVMDVDQNIVAELPYFSEAIASVTFNDSHRFEEPVLRKADNIPSADLLPHDLQPSLGIDRIHQALVEGIRDYFGKMGFKKAIVASSGGIDSAVVLALACEALGSGNVHALLMPSQFSTGHSVSDAEQLSKNLDNSYDILPIKDIFEAYEKTLHPVFKDLPFSVAEENLQSRIRGALVMAMSNKFGSILLNTSNKSELATGYGTLYGDMAGGLGVLGDLYKLQVYELARFINKDKEIIPVNIIQKAPSAELRPGQKDSDSLPEYTVLDPILFQYIEGRQGPKEIIAMGNDVALVTRILKLVNTNEYKRNQFCPIIRVSPKAFGVGRRVPIVAKYLA